The genomic window aagtaatgtaattagttgcttctttagggagtaactcaattttgtaatgcattacttttaaaagtaactttccccaacactggtcattGGTAACCAAAACAGCTTTATTACACAGTctttaaaatacctttttttttatgtttcacaaaagaaaTTTGTGAAATGACGTgagggtaaatgatgacagaattaattttgaattatccctttaatgtttttatttttattagtattattttttatgaaatgatataaactaaatatgccagtaggtggcggtaaaTGTCTTTGAGCCATTCAATTTGTTTAAACGGCTCGCTTTATGAATAGGCTTTTTAAATCACTGGTTCACTCACGATTCGTTCAAAACGCTGATTCGTTCATAAACTAAACACTGCTGTGTTGCTCTGAGATGGGCAACAGTTCTGATATGACTTCAAATGTAGTATCTTCTCTGCAAAATCTCAATATTTTGTttgtataaaatcacatttaagctTGTGATATTTCAGGACAGTACTGGTGTCACATTGCTCTTGCTGTCTGTGGtatatgtgatatatatataaatctgagACAAATACATACACAGGGACATATTTTGCACCAATATCTTAAATTTTAGGGCATAACTGCATTTATGGAGTTGTTGCCCTGTATCATATTTGTCAACAGTCAACTATAACGGCAGCACAGATTACACTCTAACTGTGACTCACCAGAGACAGTAACATTGAAACTGTATGTGGTCTGTTTTATGCTGTTGATGATTACTTGATAaagtccagagtctgtggttctggtgtttgtgatggtcagagatccagtctgatgatccagcttcagtctgtctccGAATCTCCAAACAGGACCATTAGATGTTAAGAACACAACATCCTCTTTATCAACGAGAGCTATAGGAGTCTCTAGATGTTCAAATATCCACATTATGAGGCCATCTGTCTGTATTTCAGAAACACCAGATTCTAGAGTGACTGAATCTCCCACCATCACTGACACAGACCTCACTGCACCCGAATCAGCAAACACACCTGAAGAACAATCAGGAAAAGATTAAAACTTTAATAGCTTTATGATGGGTATACTGAAGTAAAAAGTTTGAAATTTACATTTGAGATCAATCGTATTGTTCGTTTCATTATATCGTTGCATCTTTGTGGTGATTTTGAATAAAACACATTTGCTGTTGCATGAAGTTGATTTGAGctctacaacagaaaacacttaaAATAAGAATCACACTGAAACTAAAGCTGCTATTGCTGCTTTTTTTGGGCTTTAGTGGTTttaaataaaagacatttaaaaaagaaaacaaacaaacttgaaaacaacaacaacacagggTTGAAACTCACCAAGCAGATGCCACAAACACAAACAGACCCAAAATCTGTCAAACATCTTCAACGGTTTCAGTCCACGAATATGAAAAGACAAACTCTTCAAAACTAGTTCAGTGATGAAAGTACAGAGCTGTGTAGTAAAGTGATGTGAAACTCCACCGTCAGCTAAATAACTGTCTATTTTTTCAGTGTTGTTGTGGGTGACCGTTCAGCTCTTTGGAGCTTGAGTAGGCCACAGCTTCCTGTAGATCAATGGTGTTATTTTCAacagaaataaatataaacatgatGAGTGACTAGAGAAGTTAAAAGAGTCTTAAAGCAGCCATTTGATCCTGGGATCTTGAGAGTTTTCAACTCATTTGTTGTTCATTTCTTATCAAATATCTATCCTCTAAGACCAAGTTCAGAGTTTCTCTAATGGATTTATGGATCATGAACAGATCACAAGCTATAACTGTGTACAAAACTGTATGACTATATAAGAAATGCTTAAGCTGATAATGAGATCTCTGGATTTTGACTgcagactttatttttttatggcAAACCTGAACAAAATAACTATATAAAGCACATGTGAGTTCACCTTGGTCTTTCCTTCTGAAGAAGTGTAGAAACCTAGAtcaatgttttctgacatttaagttTCGTTATAATGAGCTTTCACAATAATTGTCGTATTTAAACTGGAAGAACCAAGAGGAGAAATATTAACAGACTGTAATAATGCTCTTACAGacattaatattttcatttaaaaagtacatttacaCACTGAAATTTCACCCAATGTATGTGGATATGGGACTcttttaaattcaggtattccTAACCTTGCAGAATGAGGACATATTTCCTCCCTTCAATTaaatctcagtattttttttttttttttttaatgacacaaAGAAAATTTTTCCCAGTTTACTGGCACACAGTGGAATCGAAAGAAACTTTCTGCAGGAACATAGACCAAACAGGTCTCATATAAGAGATGCTCAAATAAAAacgtaataaaaatatttgattttttgtatgtgtgttcataataaaattatgcaaaaatacaataaaaaatattaatattaattattccaCCCATGTGTTAAAATTTAGGATATTTTCTGTGAAATGAGACCAGTTAATCAATTTACCCCAATGTCCAATTTCCTCATTTGGGAAGTCGCGGGAATACTGTTGTGGAAATTGATTTGCTATTTGAGCGAACTATAATGCAAAAATCATATTTGCTGCAGGCTCGATCCAGTTCCCCCAACTATAACGACTTCCGCTTTCATTACATTAATGTACATTATTCAGcagatgcaatttttttttagcttgtagatacacaaaaataacaatttaaacaGTTTTATTTGTATACGAATtatcttaatattaataatagaaaCGTTTGCAAACAACATTTAAAAGAAGGTAAAGCTTTATTGGTGGCGCTCTGCTGAagtctttaaaatatactttgtttgttttcataGACATGGACAGTCTTTTGAACCTCAGAGTGATAAAACTTTATTGATAAATGCAAGCAAATGCATATAGCAAATATACAGCAGTCAGTTTTTATGACAAACGCTTGCATTTTGCTCATCCTGTTCAGTTTTTCTGGATCTGACGTCATAAACCAGAATAAAGACAGTAGCCACGCCCACCAGAGCAGAGAGGACCAATCGGATCACAGCTCCAGTAGGACCACAACAGTGGACAGagtctgagggaaaaaaaaacatcaaattgaGATCAGCTCAGTCAATAAACACTAATATCGACTCTAATATCAGCGCTGGCGTACCTGAACATGTGTGACAGAGTTTGCTGATGTCCAGATGTtgagtctggttgctgatgggattgttgagcacacagctgtagctgtttttatcctgatattccacctccagaggtagagagagactgatgctgagatcagacgcactgatgctggacaataaactgtttcctttgtaccaggacaGAGTCACACGACTCACATTCACCACCGAACACAACAATGAACAGTTTGAGGAGCAGGAGGACAAGATTCTGCTGAAGACAGGAAATGGAAGATGAGCTGGAAAACACGAGAGAACAAGTCAGTGAGTTTATGGTAGATTCTGTTACTCTTCATCTTAACTATTTTCTCAAATGCCTCAAAATTGTAATTGAAATGGGCCACACCATTGACATTACCTGAGCCAGAAAAGGTTAACAAGCATGAACGGTGTTTTACTATTTAGGGAGGAAAAGTTAGATGTTGTATTATTGCTGTTTATTTCATATATCGGTTACACTGCAATGCCTTAAATTCACATCCAGAGCATAGTAGGGAAAGAAAAGATTGTTTTACAAGGGCTAAAAATAAATCATCAATAAATATATATAGGTTTGCTTAATTATTTGTAGCTGCAGAAATGACACTGTAACTGTGACTCACCAGAGACTGTAACATTGAATTTGCATgtgatctctctcctaatgaacATTTGATAAAGTCCTGAGTGTGTGGTTCTGgcgtttgtgatggtcagagatccagtctgatgatccaccttcagtctgtctctgaatctcccatcaggaCCATCAAATGTGATGAAGATTTCACCCTCTTTAAAGATTTGAGCTATACGAATCGCCAATTCATACGAATCTCCAATCTCAAATATCCATGTTATTGGCTCATCGCTCTGTAATTCAGTAAGTCCAGACTGTAGAGTCACTGAATCTCCTTCAGTCACTGACACTGACTTCACTGAATATGAATCAGCAAACACACCTGAAGAACAACAGAAACGGGGTTTGTCACAGATTAAGACTTTAAATAACTTTGTGATGGTTTAGGTTTGAAacttgcattttaaaatgaacacCATCCAAACAAAACTGATCAATAACTGCATCTTTGTTATGATTTTGAATCacgcacaaaaaaacaaacacttttttACTTTAGATGGGAATCACATCACGACTGAAACTAAAGCTGCTTATGTTTGAGTTTTAGTGTttttactagggccgggactcgattaaaaaaattaatctaattaattagaggctttgtaattaattaatcgaaattaatcgcattttaatcgcatataaatatttgacctgagaacagtgagaagtaagttttttcatatggatttttagtataccattgaataatgactgaatacataagcttaagcaacaaaatattgtttatttttgttcaaccaagtccaacagaccagtgcaatattgccattaactgtagcaataggatacagtgtttcccataacgaaaacatttatttcagtgaacaaataaatccaaaactctctattttaacattttgaacaatagggctttacaatcttttgctattttatttattttttttataaattcttgtgttttaatttttctcataatcaaatgaaagcataaacatttatttatttttaatcaaatgttaaaatcaataaataataatcatagtatttttttctaaaattaagtggttaatgttgttgttatatttattttttatcatatatattgttttttgtcaattatttaaataggaatattgttctgtttcatgttaaaccgtacttttattttgacaggttgccatgaagtttctgtgtgtaaagtatgatatgatgctagtttgctcaaatgaaacggtaaaagtgacactgacagtagctttggagattgagtctgttcatgtgagatgcaaatgccaaaaattaacgggagcatcacgcgtgcagtgtaaaaaaaggcgtctctgccattctaacatacagagacAAACGGTACATgcgattcatattaaaacggtctttttgcatttcagttttcacagacactagtccatatcgcgatttgaattaagtgacagaccaacttttgatttatcaatccaaaaatcgacgaattcacgtggcattccgcgctatagtaaattcggtttttatgaatggagtccgcgatccagcccgtgttttcttggaggagacattgtaaacgcgcccccctaagataatggtaggggaaacactgggatatttagaaatacactagccttcatttcagaaattcaggtaccctataggtaggtagaccttctgtaaaagcattgaggtgatacatgaggctcgatgtgctgcggtgatatgcgcattcctttgtctaaacgctagttggtgctccagtataatcggtccactgaaactcatccagtgagaaacgttccgcggtgaaaaattaagtgcgattaaaatgcgttaaaaaaattaacgcgttatttttgtgtaattaaagtcccggccctagtttttaCATGACGAATATTtagaaaaaacaaacacaaaacacatttttaacttACCGGCCGGATGCCACAAACACAAACAGAGCCAAAATCTGTGACACATCTTCAAAACAGTTTCAGCAATTGAATGACAGATGAACTGATGTGAGGCTGATCTGTGGTAAAGTGATGTGAAACTCTACTGTCAGCTAAGATGACAATCTATTTATTCTGTGTTGTTGCGTAGGACCATCCAGCTCCTTTCGCTGATTAATTCAAACTCTGAAAATGGACACTTCTTGGCTGCAGCTTCCCGTTGTGTTCAGTTGTGTTGTTTTCAACAGAAGTAATCTGACCCATAACATGATCAGTGAAAGGAGAATTTAAATGTCTTAAAGTGAAAGTGTTTGTCTCTGGTCTCTCCTTTAACTGTCTTCAGTTTGTTTGTTGTTAATTTCTTATCAAATGTCTCAATTGTTTCTTCTCATAGACTGATTTCAGAGTTTCTCTAATGGCTTTCTGAATCAGGAACATTCTCGtaacgttcccatatggttcccattAGGTTATTTTTTGAGgaccaaatgagaacgttccctgtctgttttctttttaataacctataaaggaccttcccagaatgttccctgcaggttatttttaggttttaattttataacctacagagaaTGTTCCCAGAATATTCTCTGCaggtaatttttatatttatttttttaacctacAGAGAACATTCCCTGTTGGTTATTAAAGGTTTAgtttttataacctacagaaaacgttcccagaatgttccctgcaggttatttttagtttttatatttttttacttaaaaagaaccttcccagaaatCTGAAAAGGGTCCAAATTGGAAAATGAATTCATTACattatttcattcattaaaacAGTTATGttttagttgtgtttttttaaatatatacaataacaattttttttaactagCTAGCTTAATAATAATTGAAACATTCACAAGTAATGATTTAAATAATGTAAAGCTGTCTGTGACGCTGTGCTGAACTCTTTAAAATACACTTCATTTGTATTGCTCCAGGGGGCGCTCGACAAAATGAACGTAGGCCTAAGTCTCTTGAGGCTCAGAGTGAGAAAACTTTATTGATAAATGTGATTAAAAGGGCTACATATGGCAAATACACAGCAGGCAAGTGAGATTTGTGTGTTTTATCTGAGGAAAATATAAACAAAGCCTTTCGAACCGGATGAGAGATTAGTtgataaaatcattaaaaatgaaaGCATGTTATAATAAACAACCTAGTGTGAGCAAAGCAATTTTTGATAATCTTTAGTAGCCTATTTATCTCGACAAACTTCAGAATTTTGAGCATTAATGTGAGAATATGTTACGGTTTGTTCTCAAATCATCTTCTAGGATGGAAATAAGCCGCCTATGAAAGAACACAAACACCAGCACACAAATATATGtagaaataaataaagattattaaattatatatttaaaaataaacagttatatgAAAAATTACCAAATGAAGTACCTGATTTGCAAACATATGTTTGATCCTGTTCAGCTCTATTGGATCTGATGTCATAAACCAGAATAATGACAGTAGCCACGCCCACCAGAGCAGAGAGGACCAATCGGATCACAGCTTCAGTGATAGAACAGTGAACGGAGCCTGAAGAATCAAAATATCAAACTGAGTTGAACGCAGTTAAAAACTCTAATATCAGTGCTGGCTTACCTGAACATGTGTGACAGAGTTTGCCGATGTCCAGATGTtgagtctggttgctgatgggattgttgagcacacagctgtaggtgttgttatcctgatattccacctccagaggtagagacagactgatgctgagatcagacgcaccgatgctggacaataaactgtttccttgAAACCAGGACAGAGTCACATGactcacattcaccactgaacacaacaatgaacaatatgatgatgatgatgatgatgatgatgaacagTCTCTGCTAATGACAGGAACAGGCAGATGAGCTGAATAAATGAACGGTAAGCAAAGATTATTAAGATGCTATTTTATTAGTcagcattttaatgttttaactgACTGTTTGTACTGATACTGTTGGCGTTCATCTTAATTATTTTCTCAGTTTCTAATGGATTCACACCTGAGAGGAAAATAGCATAGATACTAACAGCCAAATGGaagactgttttaaataatatgaaaaataaagttcatCAATGACTGTGTATGTAACCTTAAATAACTAATTGGtttgttttataatattaatgAAGACTGGCAGTACAAATAGCACTGTAACTGTGACTCACCATAGACAGTAAAATTAAATCTGTATGTGGTCTCTTTCCTGCTTCCGGTAAATATTTGATAaagtccagagtctgtggttctggtgtttgtgatggtcagagatccagtctgatgatccagcttcagtctgtctctgaatctcttATCAGGACCATCATATGTGGAAAAGATTCCGGTCGGTTTATTGCTTTGAGCTATACGAGTCTCTGGTCGTCCAAATGTCCATATTAACAGATAATCTTCCAGTAATTCAGTGAAACCAGATTCTAGCgtgactgaatctccctccatcactgacaCTGTCTTTACTGCATCTGAATCAACAAACACACCTGAAGGACAAACAGAAACTACGTTTGTTTAACTGTGACAAGATGATTGTCAGGGCGCAGTTTAGGCTATAGTATAAGTAGGCAATTTGGGACACAGCAACCGTTATATCCGCTATTGCATCATGTTTAAAAAAGAGCGTCTCGTTTTGCGGTTTAAAAAAATTGCTGGATCCCGTGTTTTTAGATAgcctaaataaaattttaatataaattgagATATTCAAAGAACGAAAGTCATAAAACACATTTCAAACTCACCAACCAGACGCCACAAAAACCAAAGTCTGTGAAACATCTTAAACGGTTTCAGTCCACAAATTTGAAAAGACAAACTCCGCAAAACTGGTTCAGTAATGAAATGATAGATGCACTGGTGTGAGGCTGCACTGTAGTAAAGTGATGCGAGACTCATCTCGGCTAAAATAACTGCCTATTTATTCTTTTGAAGAGTGTGACCGTCTACCTATTTTTTTCTCGTTTCACAAGCTGCGAACTTTACCTGCTTTGAGCTCCAGTACACTTCAACTTCCTGCAGATAAAGGGTGCATTTCCCGTACGACGTAACTCGCTGATTAACCACCATAGTACTAAACGAACCAGCTAGTCACGACTGTTTCAAGAACACGGCTGCATCTCTGTCGTCTGAACATTATTAGTATATCAATATAGCGGCGTTGTTAGTTGATTTGAGATTTCTGAGATGTCACTGTGTTGAAAATGGCACCTGATGACTAATTCATCAATTTTTCTTTGGTCTCTGTCATTTTGCTTTATTTGTTTGATTCACCGCAGATTCATGCTTTGGGGTCCCTTTATGCCCAAGAGCACAGTTTAACtccatgtcttactaacaagaaactatgCTTATAACCATAACCCATAGCACATAGCTGTTTCTTTGCTCATTTCACATCTTGACATGACCACTTTGAGTTCCAGAGCTTCCTGTTCTTATTCTGTTCAGTTGTGTCATTTTTGACAGAAACAAACTGACCTATAACATGATCATTGACTAGAGAAGTTAAAAgtgtcttaaaggtgccatagaatggaaaactctATTTACcatggcatagttgaataataacagttcagtacatggacatgacataccgtgagtctcaaacaccatcgtttccttcttcttatataaatctggtgtttgcaaaagaccactgtaAAACAGGTCAATTCCAACACAACACCGACTATGacgtaatttatatatttattaatagttacgcccatcatcagacgttctgcagctaggctattgtgaaaaaacaaagtgaGGACGATATCGAACATGGCagaccacaggaataaatgttatgttcctggttgtgcaggagatgttaagtgcacgAATGAGGTAGTATCTGTAATccactcagaaaggcaaggaaaacaaataaggcaatCTAATACAATAAGGAGAGCCACTGAAGTGACCTGGTTAGCtaaatgctagcggtagcctatTACATTACAGCatataagatttcacttaccacataaacagagagatggcctcgtggatgatggcgaatgatttacagatcctgagcatcacttaCAAGCACGTTAACTTtagtggtaagtactgccgctgcagtataatgttacacagcattcaaaacggcagtttcaataaacTGCATATTAATAGGTGCTCGAGCTCAgtgattaaaaatatattttcctccatgcgTGAGCTACTGAATGAGCAGCTCCGTGAACAAGGCCGCCTTAATGCACGGGCTTACCTGGGCTGAAGCCCAGGGGCCTCGCAAGTTTAGGGGCCTCCGatggtcgtttttttttttctcgtgttCAAGGCTCTAAAGCTATTATCTGAATGTCTATATAGTTGCTTACAATGTTAGTCAGTCAGACTGACAGCTCCCCCATGACAGGTGAAGTGACATGTGACAGTCCACCACCAGGGGTGGTCTCCCTTTCCTGCGCTACTGGGTGTGTCCGTGTCATTAGTTTAGTCGGAAGTTTGAGAGCGGtgatcaaaataaaaaatgagtCGGAAGTTTGAGTGCGGTgcccagaaaagaaaaaaaaccttattaAGAAGGAGTTGCGCGAAAAATCTCTGCTAAAGAGCATCCCAAAGCTCACCGGATTTTTTAAACCAGCCTCTAGTGCTACTGAAGATGCATCCAGCACTGGAGAAACATCGCTTCACACACCGGAGGGAGCGGAGGTGCAgatat from Garra rufa chromosome 7, GarRuf1.0, whole genome shotgun sequence includes these protein-coding regions:
- the LOC141337865 gene encoding uncharacterized protein, giving the protein MEGDSVTLESGFTELLEDYLLIWTFGRPETRIAQSNKPTGIFSTYDGPDKRFRDRLKLDHQTGSLTITNTRTTDSGLYQIFTGSRKETTYRFNFTVYAHLPVPVISRDCSSSSSSSSSYCSLLCSVVNVSHVTLSWFQGNSLLSSIGASDLSISLSLPLEVEYQDNNTYSCVLNNPISNQTQHLDIGKLCHTCSGSVHCSITEAVIRLVLSALVGVATVIILVYDIRSNRAEQDQTYVCKSGVFADSYSVKSVSVTEGDSVTLQSGLTELQSDEPITWIFEIGDSYELAIRIAQIFKEGEIFITFDGPDGRFRDRLKVDHQTGSLTITNARTTHSGLYQMFIRREITCKFNVTVSAHLPFPVFSRILSSCSSNCSLLCSVVNVSRVTLSWYKGNSLLSSISASDLSISLSLPLEVEYQDKNSYSCVLNNPISNQTQHLDISKLCHTCSDSVHCCGPTGAVIRLVLSALVGVATVFILVYDVRSRKTEQDEQNASVCLLIRVQ